The Acetomicrobium sp. S15 = DSM 107314 nucleotide sequence GTTAGGACGGTTTGCAATGTCTTCGCCTGGTTCATGGTTATCTTCGGCGCCTACGTCATAGTTCACGGGCACCTCTCTCCGGGAGGAGGTTTTCAGGGCGGAGCCGTTGTTGCCACTTTTATAGCCTTCTTGTTGGTCGCCCACGGAGGGAAGAGGCTTCTCGGTTGGGTCAAAGAGGGGCTATTCAGCGCCGCGGAGAGTACTGGACTCTTGGTATTCTTGGGGGCAGGACTTTTCGGCATATCGACCACCTTCTTTTACAACTTCTTAGCGAAAAAAGGAGGCCTCTTCGGCTCGATGGTTCCTCTCGGCAGTAACCCTGGAGTGCTGAACAGCTCAGGAACCATAGCGCTGATGAATTTGGCTGTCGGGTTGGAGGTAATTGCGGGGTTGTCGCTCATAATCGTTTACATGTTCAAGGGAATCCGCATGGAGCTCGGGGGAGAGGAGGAGAGTCATGACAGGTAACTTTCCTTTCGTCGTGGTCGGATTGGTCTTCGCTATAGGTATGGCTTTGATCCTCTTCGACAAAAATCTCATCAAAATAGCGATAGGCGTATCCATGGTCGAGGCAGCCACAAACCTGTTCCTCATAGTCTTGGGCTACAGAACGGGCGGATCCATCCCGGTCTACACCTTGGCTGGCGAAGTTAAAAGGATGGTGTTGCCTACGCCGCAGGCGCTGACGCTTACATCTATCGTCATAGGCGTAGCGACGACAGCGCTGATGCTTTCCCTCATCATGTTGCTCTATCGCCATTACGGCACTCTTGACGTCCGCGAGATAAGGAGGCTGCGAGGATGAACTGGCAAATCCATCTACCTGCGTTGCTCATAGCCGTACCGCTCTTGGGGGCCTTTGCGGCGCCCGCTTTCGCCAATCGTCGCCTGCGGGACGTCTGGTTTACGGTTATGATCGCCGCTACGACTGTCATAGCTTTTCTGCTTTGGCGGCGAGTGGGGACAGAAGGGATTGTAGTCTACGTAATGGGGGGCGAAAACTGGCGCCTCACGCTCCCATCCGGTATGAAACTTCCCATCCGCATCATAATGGAAGTGGACGCCTTCAGCGCCTTTATGGCTCTCTCTGGTTCCATCGTTTCCTTCGCGGGAGCCATTTTCTCACTAAGGTTCTTGGACCGCACGACCGGCGGAGAGAAGTTCGTTGCCCTCTATTTCCTCCTTACAGCCGGAATGCTCGGTATGGAGACCACGGGCGACCTCTTTAACTTCTTCGTCTTTCTGGAGATCGCTTCTGTAGCCTCTTATGGCCTTATCGCCTTTTGGCGCAATACTCCCGAGGCCATCGAAGCCAGCTTTAAGTACATGCTGCTGTCTACTATAGCGGCTCTCATGGTTTTGATAGGGGTGGGCATCCTCTACGGGCGGTATGGGGCGCTCAATATGGCCGCCATCGCGAAATCCATGCGGTTGGGATTGCCCGAAAAGGTGGCGCTTGCGCTCTTTGTGGCTGCTTTAGCCATGAAGTGCGGCGCCGTGCCGCTACACATGTGGGTTCCCGACGCTTATTCCCAGGCGCCGGCAGGCATATCGTGCTTCTTGGTCTCCGTGAGCCAGGCCTCCCTTTACGGCCTGTTCCGTATCTCCTTCTCCGTTTACGGTCGAGCCCTCGATACTCCTGCCGTGGCGTGGATCATAATAGTCTTCGGGATCCTCTCCATGTTCATCGCAGTCGTAATGGCCGTCATACAGAAGGAAGTAAAGCGCCTCATGGCTTATCACGCCGTTTCTCAGACGGGCTACATGTTGTTGGGCGTCGGAGTGGGGCTGTTGGCCTTGACGCACCCTCAGGCCATGAGCGAATACGGCTTCACGGCGATGCAGGGCGGCATCTTCCACATAATCAACCATGCCATGTATAAGGGCTTGCTCTTCCTCACCGCCGGATCTATTTTCTACGCGTCTGGGACGCTCGATCTGAACCGGTTGGGAGGGTTGGCCAGGAATATGCCGTATACCACGGTCATGTTCGTCGTTTCGGCTGCGGCTATCGCCGGGCTTCCTCCGGTCAACGGGTTCGTGTCGAAGCTTTTGGTGTACGAGTCTTCCTTTGCCGTGCACCCCATCCTTACGGTTATGGCGCTGGTCACCTCGATCCTCACTCTCGCTTCCTTCGTGAAGGTCTTTCAGTCGGCTTTCTTGGGCCCGGCGAGGGCACGCTTTTCTGAGGTGAGGGAGGTTCCGAGGAGCATGCTCGTGGGCATGACGGTTTTGTTGGTGGCCATACTCTGGCTGAGTTTTATGCCTACGTGGTCTTTGTCGAAACTGGTTGGCCCAGCAGCGCAGGCTTTGGTCGATCAGGCGGGCTACATTGAGGCCATCATGAGGAGTGGATTGTGATGATGTTGGGGACTGTGCAGTCTGGCTTCGGGTATTGGAATGTATATGCCTGGATCGTCTTCTTCGCCTTGGCGGCCGTGTTGGTCTTTTACTTCAGGTCCGCCGGCAGAAGCGACTATAAAGTGGGCACGTACCAAGACGAGATATTCTATGGCGGCAACCCCGTCCCTAAAGACGGAGACGAGATAGCGGTGCCCGCCAGCTCGGCCTACTGGGGTTTCACGGAGGCCCTTTCTCCCTTTTATAAGTTGCTTTTGAGCCTTCACACCGGGATCGCCAGCGATTACGTGGGCTATCTCGTAGTGACTACCGCCCTCATTTCTGCGCTCATCGTGCTGTAGGAGGCGAAAGAGATGCTGAAGATGGATTTAGCGAAGACGTTGGAAATCCTGCCCAGATCTATTTGGGTGTTCTTGTGCAACAGCGGCTCATGTAACGGTTGCGATATCGAGGTGGTGGCGACCTTGACCCCTCGCTATGACATAGAGCGGTTCGGTATGAAGCTCGTGGGCTCGCCAAGACACGCGGATGCCCTCTTGGTCACCGGGCCGGTGACCAAGTATATGACGGAGAGGTTGAAGCATATCTACGATCAGATGCCGGATCCTAAGGTGGTGATCGTCGTGGGCAACTGCGGATGTTCCGGTGATGTCTTCTACAAATCGTATAGCCTCGATGGGCCGGTGGACCAGGTGCTTCCCGTTGATGTCTATGTCCACGGTTGCCCGCCAAGGCCTGAGGCCATCATAGAGGGCGTAGCCAAGGCGGTCCTGAAGCTCGAAGCTTTGAGGGAATCGCTTGACAGCAAGGAGGCAGATGTGGCCGATGTCGCGCAGAGCTGAGTATACGGACAAGGCGCTGGCTCCCGAAGCTGTGGTCAGCGTAATTAAAGAGCGGTTGGGGGATGCGGTCGAAGTTGTGGGACTGAGAGATCGGAAGGCCGGTTCGAACGATACCGTATGTTTTCACGATCTGTGGCTTCGCTGTCCCAAGGACAAGTTCCTCGAGCTCTTAGATATCCTATTCGAGCTCGACTTCCCATTTTTCCACGTCATGTCTGGGAACGATGAGGGGGAGGCTGTGCTTTTAAACTATCATTTCACTCTATTCCAGAGCAGTGGTAAGGCTTCAAGATTGGGCGTGGCGGTGAGCGTTTACCTCCCGAAGGACGATCTGACCATGCCGTCAATACAGGACCGTATCCCAGGTGCAGAGTACAGCGAGCGGGAGATGCGGGAGATGCTCGGCATCGCTTTTTCTGGGATGCCTGACGAATCGCTCGTATTTCTGCCGGAGGATTGGGATGAACAAATCAAACCCTGGCGGCGCGATGAAGCTGGTCCAAAACCGGAACAGATACGGGAGCTGTCTTAGGAGGGCATACAATGGCTGTAGGAGAAGCTAAAACCTATAAAATACCGATAGGCCCCGTTCACGTTGGCCTCAAGGAGCCTATAACCACATGGCTTGAGGTGGATGGGGAGAGGATAGTAGACATAAAGGTTCGCCCGGGTGCCATCCATCGAGGGATAGAATTCATGGCCAGGGAACGCAATCCTATCCAGGTTATATATCTGGCGGAGAGGATATGCGGGATCTGCTCCTTCGCCCACATCGAAAGCTTCGTCAGAGCCGTGGAGGACGCCGCATCAATCTCCGTACCCAAGCGGGCTCAGTATATAAGGACGATCATGCTCGAGCTCGAGAGGGTCCACTCCCACATCTTGTGGGCCGGCGTAGCCTGTTATACCTTCGGCTACGATTCGGCTTTCAATCTGGGGTTGCTGCTCAGGGAAAAGGTCATGGATGTGCTCGAGGCCGTGTCGGGCAATCGCGTCAATTACGGCGTAGGAACGATAGGCGGCGTAAGGCGAGACATAACGCCAGAAGCGGCGGCGGCGCTTGAGGACATGTTGAGTTATTACAGGAGGGAGTTCGCGGCCTTTTACGAGGTGGCTACAGAAGACCCCATAACGAAGGCGCGCATGAGGCATGTTGGCACTCTGCCGCCCGAGGATGCCGTGCGCTACTGTGCGGTGGGACCGACGGCGAGGGCGAGCGGCCTCCGGGTCGACCTGCGCTGGTCGTCTCCCTATGAGGCTTACGCCGACATAGAGGTGACGCCCATAGTGCCGCAAGACTACATGGGTGAGGTCTACGGCGACGTCTTCGACCGTTTCCTCGTGCGGGTTTTAGAGGTCTATCAGTCGCTTGACATAATAGAAAAAGCGCTGTCGGGTTTACCCGAAGGGCCACTCATGGCGGAGCCGAAACTCCCCAAATTATTGGCCCTTTTGAAGGCCGCCGACGGCGTAGGTTGGAGCAGCATAGAAGCTCCCAGAGGCGATGACGCGCACATTGTGAAGCTCACGAAGGGAGACGAGAACGTCACGTGGTGGAAGGTGAGAGCCCCAACCTATGCCAACATCGTCTCGTGGCCGATCATGTTCCGGGGACAAGAGATAGCGGATGCCCCTCTCATCGTAAACAGCATAGATCCGTGCATATCCTGTATGGAGAGGGCCCTCGTGATAGACAAAAGGAGCGGCTCGTCTGAGGTTTTGACGAAGGAAGAGCTCTTGAAGCGCTCAAGGGAGAAGACGAGGAGGTTGATGGGGCGATGAGCGTCTTGATATTCGTGGCCAAGCTGATCGCAGGCGGTGCGCTTCTATGCTTAGGAGTGCTCCTCGCACTGCTTTACGAGGGCGTCGATCGCATAATCAGCGCACGTATGCAGCGCAGGTTCGGGCCTCCCCTCCTGCAGCCCTTTTACGACGTATTGAAGCTCCTGGGCAAAGAGTCCATAGTGCCCCGCAGGGCGGTGGCGTGGGCCTTCAATGGGGCTCCTTGGATGGCCCTCGTCACTGCGCTCATGGTTTTCCTCTACATACCGATGGGGGCGCTTCCTCCTATATTGGGAAGCGAGGGGGACTTGATCCTCATCACGTATCTCTTAGCCCTCTCTGCCGTGGCCCTCGTCGTAGGCGGCTTTGCCAGCGGCTCCCCTTATGCGAACGTGGGCTCTCAACGCGAAATGGTGCTGATGATGAGCTATGAGTTGCCTTTGGCCCTCGTCGTATCGACGATGGCCTGGCTCGTATATCGTCGAGGAATTCCTGGCCCGGCTTTCAGCCTCGAGACCTTTTCTTCCCTTTCTCTGTGGAATACGGTCGGCTGGGTCGGGGCGCTAGGGCTTTTGTCGCTGTTGCTCGCACTGTTGGCTGTGGTGCCGGCCGAAGTGGGAAAGGTCCCCATGGACATAGCGGAGGCGAAGACGGAGATCCTCGAGGGGTTGATCTCCGAATATTCGGGGCGCAACTTAGCGCTGCTCAAGCTCACTTACTCCGTTAGGACATTGGCGCTGTGCGCCGTGGTCGTCGCGCTTTTCTTCCCTTGGTCTTTAGGCAAGGCGATGGGTCTCTCCGGCGTTGGGCTGTTCGTCATAGATTTCGTCTGGTTTTGGATCAAGACGTTCGTTGTCCAGACTGTGGGAGTAACGACGGTGCGGACGGCCTTTGGTAGGTTTAAGATCTGGCAGGCCGCGCGCTTCTATTGGATTCAGGTCGGCGGCTTGGCCCTGGCGGGCATGCTGCTTCTTACGCTCGAAGTGGCGATCTATTGAGGAGGGAATGCCAGTGTTAAATCGCATGACTTTGCAGATCTTAAAACAAGTTGTCGAGAAGCCGTTTACTAACCTCTTTCCGGTGCCTCATATGCCCGACAATTTGGGAGAGGTATTGAAAGCAGCCGCCGAAGGGCGCGTGCAGATCAATCCGCCTGTGGAGGTGCCGAAGCATTTTCGCGGCAAAATCGGCTACGATAGGGAAAAGTGCATAGGCTGTCGCCTTTGTACGCGCGTGTGCCCGGCCAACGCCATAACCTATATCCCTGAGGATAAGAAGGTTATGGTGCATGTTGATCGTTGTTGTTTTTGCGCGCAGTGCACAGAAATATGCCCGGTGCAATGCTTGTGGATGACGGAAGAGTTCCTGCTCTCATCATACGACAGGAAAGCTCAAGTGGTGATCGATTCAGGCAAAAAAGCCGAAGAGGTACCGCAGGTCGAGCGCATCCCGTCTGAAGCGCAAGTAATGGAGACCGCCGCGCCAGAAGCCGCATCGTCGTGAGCTTTTGAGCGCACGGCGCGCTTTTTGAGGGCGGAGGGGAGCTCTGATGTGACTGAAGCTTCCCTCCGCCAATTTCAGATCAGGTTGTAATGAGATAGGCGCTTTTTTACCTCGTCGCGCCCGAGTAGCTGGGCCACCTCGAAGATTCCCGGGCTCACCTTCCTTCCGGTGAGGACCAATCGCAACGGCATCGCCACATCTTTCAGCTTCATCCCTTTTTCATCGCACCATTGTCGTGCGAAGTTTTCCATCTGTGGCGCTTCCCACGGCTCTATCGCCAGAAGGGCACGGAAGAAGGGGCGAAGGCTCTCTGCTTTATCTGCCGACTCCTTGCCGTCATAGCGTTTAGCGACGCTATTAAAATCGAAGAAGTAATCCGTAAATTCGGCGATCTCTACGAGTGTCCTCCCTCTGCCCTCAAGGAGGCTTACGGCTTGCTCTAAATAGGAGCGGTCGAATTGCTCGACTGGAAGCCCGAGCTTTTTCCAAAAAGGTAGCACCGCATCGACGAGGGATTTAGGGTCCATCATCTTTATATGTTCCTGGTTGACGTAGTTGAGTTTATCCATGTCGAAAATGGCGGCCCTCTTCACGACGCGAGAGATCTCGAAGAGCCGAGTTGCCTCCTCCCTCGTGAATATCTCCTTGTCGCCGCCTGGCGACCATCCGAGGAGGGCGAGGAAGTTAAAGACAGCCTCGGGTAGGTACCCCATGTCCTTGTACTCGTGGACGCTCGTGGCACCATGCCTCTTGGAGAGCTTCTTCTTGTCTTTGCCGAGTATCATGGGCAGGTGGGCGAAGCGCGGCAATTCCCAGCCAAAAGCCTTGTAAAACAAAATCTGCTTGGGCGTGTTGGCTATGTGGTCTTCCCCCCTTATGACCCAATTTATGGCCATGTGGTGATCGTCTATCACTACGGCGTAGTTGTAGGTGGGGGTGCCGTCGCTCTTCATTAAGACCTGGTCCTTCAGCGTCTCGCTTTTGACGCTTATCGCTCCGTACACGGCATCTTCGAACGATATCGTCTCTCCCTGGGGTATTTTGAATATTATCGCCGCTCCGTCGCGATAGGCCAGACCGCGCGATACTAAATCTTCGGCGCATTCCATATAAAGCTCCAATCTCTCAGACTGCCGATAAGGGCCATAAGGACCTCCGCAATCCGGTCCTTCGTCCCAATCCAGTCCCAACCATCGCAATCCGGCATATATCGTATCCTCATAGGCCTGCGTGGATCGCTCCCTGTCCGTATCCTCTATCCTCAACACAAATCTTCCGCCGTGTTTTTTGGCCCATAGCCAGTTGAAGAGAGCCGTATGGGCACCTCCTATGTGAAGGGCGCCCGTGGGGCTCGGGGCAAACCTGACGCGCACATCTGTCATCGTGCTATCCTCCTATTTCTCATCTCGTTCCTTGCGGCCTCGGCGAAAAGGCTTTTACAGACCGGCATTCTGTGAGATTATATACAAATATGGCTTTGTCTGCCAGGAACGGAGGGGGAAAATTGGCCAAGCAAAAACTATTGCTCGTGGACGGCCATGCCTTGGCCTTCAGGGCTTTCTATGCCCTGCCGGAGCTGAACGCTCCGGACGGCACGCCCACGAACGCCGTTTTGGGCTTCGTGAACATGCTCCTGAAGGTCCTCAACGATGAAAAGCCGACACATGTGGCCGTAGTGTTCGATGCCAAGGGTGAGACTTTCAGGCATCAAGCTTACCGCGAATACAAGGCAGGACGCCAGCCGGCACCTGACGCTTTCAAGGTTCAACTCCCTTTGATAAAGGAGCTGGTCGCGCTTTTGGGGCTGCCGGTGTTCGAAGTGGAAGGGGTAGAGGCTGACGACGTCATAGCGTCAGCTGCCTTGCGCGCTGCAAATTCTGGCGTAGAGGCCCTGATCCTCACGGCGGATAAAGACCTAATGCAGATCTTGGCACCAGGCATCCGGGTCATCAAGCCGTCGAGGGGGGTGAGCGATTTTAAGGTTTACGACGCCGAAACCTTCACAGAAGAGTACGGCTTTCCTCCGCGAGCGTTCGTCGATTATCTGGCTTTGGTGGGCGATAAGGTGGACAACGTGCCCGGGGTTCCGGGAATAGGGGACAAGAGGGCATCTTCTCTGTTGCGCGAATACGGCTCCGTTGAGGGCATCTTTGAGCATCTGGATGAGCTGCCTTCTTCTCTGAAAGAGAAAATAGAGCCCCTTCGCGACCGCATATTGGAGAGCAGGAGTTTGGCGAAGCTCGAGGCCGATTTGCCGGTCGAGGTTGAAAGCTTCCTGCCCAAAGAGCCCGATGTCGATGGGCTTAAGGCACTTTGCAGGAAGCTCGGCCTCAAAAAGTTGGCGGAGAGGCTCAAAATAGAGATAGACGATCCGAAAAAGTCGGAGGAAAGATCGATAACAGCAAAGCCCGCACTGCAAAATTCTTCCATCGATGAGTTGGCAGGCGAAGACGAACTCGTCATAGCCTGGCAGGGTGAGGGAGTTTACCCAAAGCATTTCGCCATTAAAAAGTTGCTCATTTCGTCGAGGGATGGAAGGCGCTCACTTATAGAATCCCCATCCAAGGGTTGGCCTGTTGAGGCCTTGAGCGCGCTTCGCAGCTCCAAATTTTACCTCTGGGGTTATAAGGAATTCTGCCAAGCCTTAGGGGAGCTGCCCGTGCCCTGCGAGCGCATCTGGGACGTAAAAGTGGGCCACTACCTGTTGCACCCTGATATGCCCGACCACGGCCTTAAGACTTCGGGAGGCTTATTTCCGGTCACCTTGCTCGAGCAGGGCGACGCGATATGGCATGCTAAAGAAGCGCAGGAGGCAGGCTTTGGCGACGAAGCCCTGCGCAAGCTCATGATAGAGATAGACCAACCCCTCTCTCCCGTCCTGGCTGAAATGGAAGCCTATGGTCTGGCTGTAGACAGAAAAATGCTCGAAGGCTTGGCAGGAGAGCTCGCTATCCGCATAAAGGAGGTGGAAGCCTCCATAGCGCGAATGGCCGGTACAGAGATAAACCTCAACTCGCCCAAGCAGGTGGGGTGGCTGCTCTTCGAAAAACTTGGACTGCCTCCGACCAAAAGGACGAAGACGGGTTATTCCACCGACGTTACCGTGTTGGAAGAGCTCTCTAAGCTTGATACCGAGCTCAGCGAGGTTCCCAAAAAATTGCTCGAACACCGTGAGCTTTCAAAGTTGCTCTCCGGCTTTGCGCAGGCCATCCTGCGGGCTATCGACCAAGAGAGCGGGTGCGTGCATTCCACCTTCGACCACACCTCTACTGGGACCGGCAGGCTCAGCAGCAGAGACCCTAACATCCAAAACATCCCGGCCTATGGAGAAAACGCTTTTGCGCTGCGAAAGGCCTTCATCCCCCATGAGCCGGACAGGGTTTTCGTGGCGGGCGATTATTCCCAGATAGAGCTCCGCGTCCTCGCTCACCTTTCGAAGGAGGAGCGCTTGTTAGAGGCCTTTTCTGCTGGGCGCGATATTCACGCCGAAACGGCTTCGTGGGTTTTTGGAGTTGCCGGAGACGCTGTTACACCTGAGTTGCGCAGGTTGGCCAAAATGATAAATTTCGGGCTTTTGTATGGCATGAGTTCCTTCGGCCTATCCCAGCGGCTCGGCATCGCGAGGAGCGAGGCGCAAAAGATAATGGAACGTTACTTCCAGGCCCTTCCCAAGGTCAAGGATTACCTCGAAAGAAGTTTCGAGGAGGCCAAGGCGAGAGGATACACCCTTTCCATATTCGGGAGGCGGCGCCCCCTGAATGAAGTTTCTACTACGGAAGGAAGGGGTGCCGACGCTATGAGGCGCGTAGCCATAAATACCCCTATTCAAAGCAGCGCTGCTGATGTCGCAAAGCTTGCCATGATCAAGTTCTCGAAGAAGGCCGAGCATTTGAGCGGCGAAGCGAGAATGGTCCTTCAGATTCACGATTCCATAGTATGCGAATGCCACGGGCAAAACTCGGGCGAAGTCGAAGAGGCGCTCAAAGAGACGATGGAAAGCGCGGTAAAGCTCGACGTGCCGGTACTGGTTCAAATGAAGCGCGGCAAGTCCTTGGCAGAGGTGTGAGGTCAAAACAAAAGCATAAGAGCTAAGAGAAAACCCGCTATCGCCCATGGCAGCGCTGAAACCTGGGGACTTGCCAGCCACGGCGTCATGGCGACCAGGCAAACGCCCAAAAAGAGCCTGCCTTTGTTGAGGCGACCTTCTTTTTCGGGCGGAGGTTGAATATCTTGGGCGAGCCAAAACGACCTCACCCTCTCGGCCTGCTCCCTGATAACATCCATCGCAGCCTCAAAAGGATGAGTCATCTGCCAGGTCGTCACCTCGTCCAGCGCTTTTTTAAGGACATCCTCGCTGGACGAGGTGGGGTCTAAGGCCATAAGGTGCCCCTCAAGCGTGGAAAGTGCTCTCACGAGGTAGAGAAAAGGGCGCGGTATCTTGAAGCCGTGCTGTGCGGAGAGGGTGGTTAAGGCCTCGAAGATCTCCGAAAGGGAAACCCTCCCCACAGGCCGACTCAAATAATCTTCGAGCATGTCATACATTTGGCTTTGAAGAGCTGTGGCCTCGTGCGAAGGAGGCAGGAACCCTAAGGATAGAAACACGCGGTGAGCCCTCTCTGCGTCTGCATGAAGCACCGCTTCGAGGAGTCTCAAAAATTTGCGTCGCATGACTTCCGGCACAAAGACCATTGCACCAAAGTCAAGGACTATAAGTTGTCCATCTTCGTTAACTAACAAGTTACCGGCATGAGGGTCAGCATGAACCATGCCCGCCTCTATGAACTGGATCGAATATATCTGGACGAGCTTGCTGGCCATCTCTCTTTTGGCGAGCATAGAAAGAGACGGTATCGCTTTGTCCAGGCGAACCCCTTGGTGGTAGGTCATGGTGAGGACCCTCTTACTGCACAGTTGATTTATCGGTTGGGGGACGATGATGCCTGAACCTTCGGCCACTTTTGCGCGGAATCGCGCCATGGATGACGCTTCTCGCAGGAAATCCATCTCGTGCTGCATCTGCAAAGCGAGTTCGGCGACGAGGTCTTCCAGCGTGAAGGGGAGCCTCGATGGGCTCGGTAACCACTTGGACAAGTGGCGCATAATCCGGAGGTCTCTTGCAACTTGAGCCTCCAAGCCGGGACGTCTAACCTTTATGGCCACAGTTCGGCCGTCGGCCAACAGGCCGCGGTATACCTGTGCTATGCTTGCAGAGCCGATGGGCTCTTTGTCGTAGTCTACTATGGCTTCAGCCGCCTCTCCCAATTCTTCGTCTATAATTGTCTTGACTTGCGAGAACGGAGCGGGTTTGACCTCGTCGAGCAGCTCAGAGAGGGCCTGCAAGACTTCGGGAGGCAGCAAGTCCACATGGCAGCTGAGCATTTGCCCGAGCTTTATGAACGTAGGCCCTAACGCCTCTAAAACTTCCTTGAGGCTTTGTGCCTCTTCGTCTGTGAGTATCCTTTGTCTCGGCAGGCGGTCGGCCTTGTAAAGACGTGCGAGGGGAGGACCGAGCGTGATTAAGACCCGCACAAATCGCATGGCGTGAAGTAGCGAGCGCCAGTTCATAAAAGCCCCTCCTGGAGGTAAAATTGCGGATATGTCAATGCGTCTGAATATGCTTTCATTATAGAGCAGATGACGATTTTTGACACCCTCAAAAGAAGGGAAATCGCGTATCATTAATGGACGTCCTCATTGGGACGGTCAACGAAAGGAGACGGTAGGTTTGGTTATGAGAATGCTCAGGACCCAGGTGAAATGGATCATGCTGGTGGTGGCGGTGGTTTTCGTCATCTCCATATTCGCTGTCTATGTACACCGGGGTAGCGGAGGAAGAAATGTGGCACAAGGCGATCGCGTCGTAGCCGAGGTGAACGGCAAAAAAGTCATGCTTTCGCAGATAGACAGTGCGGTTCGTTCTTACGTGGAGCACTATGGCTTAAAAGACATAAGCCCGTCGGACCTTCCCTCGCTTCGACGGAGTGTTCTCGATAGCATAATCGTAGAAGGCGAACTCGAGAAGGAGGTCCAGGCCCGTTCGATTCAGGTGACCCAGGAAGAGATAGACGCCGCAA carries:
- a CDS encoding hydrogenase, giving the protein MMLGTVQSGFGYWNVYAWIVFFALAAVLVFYFRSAGRSDYKVGTYQDEIFYGGNPVPKDGDEIAVPASSAYWGFTEALSPFYKLLLSLHTGIASDYVGYLVVTTALISALIVL
- a CDS encoding hydrogenase large subunit translates to MAVGEAKTYKIPIGPVHVGLKEPITTWLEVDGERIVDIKVRPGAIHRGIEFMARERNPIQVIYLAERICGICSFAHIESFVRAVEDAASISVPKRAQYIRTIMLELERVHSHILWAGVACYTFGYDSAFNLGLLLREKVMDVLEAVSGNRVNYGVGTIGGVRRDITPEAAAALEDMLSYYRREFAAFYEVATEDPITKARMRHVGTLPPEDAVRYCAVGPTARASGLRVDLRWSSPYEAYADIEVTPIVPQDYMGEVYGDVFDRFLVRVLEVYQSLDIIEKALSGLPEGPLMAEPKLPKLLALLKAADGVGWSSIEAPRGDDAHIVKLTKGDENVTWWKVRAPTYANIVSWPIMFRGQEIADAPLIVNSIDPCISCMERALVIDKRSGSSEVLTKEELLKRSREKTRRLMGR
- a CDS encoding NADH-quinone oxidoreductase subunit C; the protein is MSRRAEYTDKALAPEAVVSVIKERLGDAVEVVGLRDRKAGSNDTVCFHDLWLRCPKDKFLELLDILFELDFPFFHVMSGNDEGEAVLLNYHFTLFQSSGKASRLGVAVSVYLPKDDLTMPSIQDRIPGAEYSEREMREMLGIAFSGMPDESLVFLPEDWDEQIKPWRRDEAGPKPEQIRELS
- a CDS encoding MnhB domain-containing protein, coding for MNPLSVIVRTVCNVFAWFMVIFGAYVIVHGHLSPGGGFQGGAVVATFIAFLLVAHGGKRLLGWVKEGLFSAAESTGLLVFLGAGLFGISTTFFYNFLAKKGGLFGSMVPLGSNPGVLNSSGTIALMNLAVGLEVIAGLSLIIVYMFKGIRMELGGEEESHDR
- a CDS encoding respiratory chain complex I subunit 1 family protein, with the protein product MSVLIFVAKLIAGGALLCLGVLLALLYEGVDRIISARMQRRFGPPLLQPFYDVLKLLGKESIVPRRAVAWAFNGAPWMALVTALMVFLYIPMGALPPILGSEGDLILITYLLALSAVALVVGGFASGSPYANVGSQREMVLMMSYELPLALVVSTMAWLVYRRGIPGPAFSLETFSSLSLWNTVGWVGALGLLSLLLALLAVVPAEVGKVPMDIAEAKTEILEGLISEYSGRNLALLKLTYSVRTLALCAVVVALFFPWSLGKAMGLSGVGLFVIDFVWFWIKTFVVQTVGVTTVRTAFGRFKIWQAARFYWIQVGGLALAGMLLLTLEVAIY
- a CDS encoding 4Fe-4S binding protein, with amino-acid sequence MLNRMTLQILKQVVEKPFTNLFPVPHMPDNLGEVLKAAAEGRVQINPPVEVPKHFRGKIGYDREKCIGCRLCTRVCPANAITYIPEDKKVMVHVDRCCFCAQCTEICPVQCLWMTEEFLLSSYDRKAQVVIDSGKKAEEVPQVERIPSEAQVMETAAPEAASS
- a CDS encoding sodium:proton antiporter, with protein sequence MTGNFPFVVVGLVFAIGMALILFDKNLIKIAIGVSMVEAATNLFLIVLGYRTGGSIPVYTLAGEVKRMVLPTPQALTLTSIVIGVATTALMLSLIMLLYRHYGTLDVREIRRLRG
- a CDS encoding proton-conducting transporter transmembrane domain-containing protein codes for the protein MNWQIHLPALLIAVPLLGAFAAPAFANRRLRDVWFTVMIAATTVIAFLLWRRVGTEGIVVYVMGGENWRLTLPSGMKLPIRIIMEVDAFSAFMALSGSIVSFAGAIFSLRFLDRTTGGEKFVALYFLLTAGMLGMETTGDLFNFFVFLEIASVASYGLIAFWRNTPEAIEASFKYMLLSTIAALMVLIGVGILYGRYGALNMAAIAKSMRLGLPEKVALALFVAALAMKCGAVPLHMWVPDAYSQAPAGISCFLVSVSQASLYGLFRISFSVYGRALDTPAVAWIIIVFGILSMFIAVVMAVIQKEVKRLMAYHAVSQTGYMLLGVGVGLLALTHPQAMSEYGFTAMQGGIFHIINHAMYKGLLFLTAGSIFYASGTLDLNRLGGLARNMPYTTVMFVVSAAAIAGLPPVNGFVSKLLVYESSFAVHPILTVMALVTSILTLASFVKVFQSAFLGPARARFSEVREVPRSMLVGMTVLLVAILWLSFMPTWSLSKLVGPAAQALVDQAGYIEAIMRSGL
- the gltX gene encoding glutamate--tRNA ligase, whose amino-acid sequence is MTDVRVRFAPSPTGALHIGGAHTALFNWLWAKKHGGRFVLRIEDTDRERSTQAYEDTIYAGLRWLGLDWDEGPDCGGPYGPYRQSERLELYMECAEDLVSRGLAYRDGAAIIFKIPQGETISFEDAVYGAISVKSETLKDQVLMKSDGTPTYNYAVVIDDHHMAINWVIRGEDHIANTPKQILFYKAFGWELPRFAHLPMILGKDKKKLSKRHGATSVHEYKDMGYLPEAVFNFLALLGWSPGGDKEIFTREEATRLFEISRVVKRAAIFDMDKLNYVNQEHIKMMDPKSLVDAVLPFWKKLGLPVEQFDRSYLEQAVSLLEGRGRTLVEIAEFTDYFFDFNSVAKRYDGKESADKAESLRPFFRALLAIEPWEAPQMENFARQWCDEKGMKLKDVAMPLRLVLTGRKVSPGIFEVAQLLGRDEVKKRLSHYNLI
- a CDS encoding NADH-quinone oxidoreductase subunit B family protein — translated: MLKMDLAKTLEILPRSIWVFLCNSGSCNGCDIEVVATLTPRYDIERFGMKLVGSPRHADALLVTGPVTKYMTERLKHIYDQMPDPKVVIVVGNCGCSGDVFYKSYSLDGPVDQVLPVDVYVHGCPPRPEAIIEGVAKAVLKLEALRESLDSKEADVADVAQS